The sequence below is a genomic window from Bos taurus isolate L1 Dominette 01449 registration number 42190680 breed Hereford chromosome 7, ARS-UCD2.0, whole genome shotgun sequence.
TAAGTGAGGAAAGGCGTCTTCAAGGAGGGTATAGTTGAGCTGGGGCATTGAAGTTTGTGTAGGAGTTCACTGGGGCCACTCAGACTAATATGCAGAATGAATCACCAAAATCTTCTCTGCCGCCCACCTCCCCACAGGTGTCTCTGAACCACCACCAGCCTTGGCCTGATGAAGTGGTAACCCTCCCTGCTATGCTCCAGAACCATGTGGCCCAATGCCAGTTCTCTGGGGCCCTGTTTCCGGCCTATGAACATCACACTGGAGGAGCGGCGCCTGATTGCCTCCCCATGGTTTGCAGCCTCCTTCTGCCTGGTGGGCCTGGCCTCCAACCTGCTGGCGCTGAGTGTGCTGATGGGTGCACGGCAAGGCAGCTCCCAGTCTAGATCTTCCTTCCTGACCTTCCTCTGTGGCCTGGTCCTCACTGACTTCATGGGGCTGCTGGTCACCGGCGCCATCGTGGTGACCCAGCACTTCGTCCTCTTTGAATGGCAGGCCGTGGACCCTGGCTGCAGCCTCTGCCACTTCATGGGTGTCATCATGGTCTTTTTCGGCCTGTGTCCGCTGCTGCTGGGGGCCGCCATGGCCTCAGAGCGCTTCCTGGGCATCACCCGGCCCTTCTCGAGGCCCGCGACTGCCTCGCAGCGCCGAGCCTGGACCACAGTGGGGCTGGTGTGGGCCTCTGCGCTGGCGCTGGGCCTGCTGCCCCTTCTGGGTGTGGGCCACTATACCGTGCAGTACCCCGGCTCCTGGTGCTTCCTCACACTCGGCACCGATCCAGGGGACGTGGCCTTCGGCCTGCTCTTCGCACTCCTCGGCAGCATCTCAGTGGGGATGTCCTTCCTGCTCAACACCATCAGTGTGGCCACCCTGTGCCACGTCTACCATGGGCAGGCAACCGCCCAGCAGCGCCCGAGGGACTGCGAGGTGGAGATGATGGTGCAGCTCATGGGCATTATGGTGGTGGCCAGCATTTGCTGGATGCCACTGCTGGTGAGTGGCGGGGGTAGGAGCGGGGACtgcctggggcctgggttcatcCTGAATAGATTCATAACcctcagagcccaagaaaatgtgaCCCCAGAGTCCAGGGGTACTCCCTTGAGTGAGACACAGATAACCCCAAACTGGGGGCAGGACTGGGGCAGAAGCAGTGTCCTGGGACTGAGATGCCCAGGGAGGGGCTCCCAggctctccccaccccagggagggTATCAGAGAAGACTTTCCGTAAGAGGGTCATTGGAGCTGGGGTtttgaaggaggaagaggagtttACCTGCTAGATGAAACCAGGGAGGATATTCCAGGTGGAATCACTGAATCATTTCTACCTTGTGCCTAGTTCTGGGCTGGACCCCAGCTTTGCACAGATGTTCCTGAGTCAGGTGAGTTTACTGAAGTCCTTCcactgattaatataattggccTTTTGGAGttgttatttttccatttctgattCAATCTGGACAAGTCTGAAGACCAGAATCAGATACTTGGTTTCCAGCCCATATCCAACAAGGACTTACCATGTGACTCTGGCTATGGGCTTCCTTCTTCCAGCCTCAATCAGTTCcttagattttaaaagaaagaagaaagtgttcattgctcagtcatctccaactctttgtgaccccatggactgtatagcctaccaggttcctctgtccatggaattctccaggcaagaatactggaatgtccaggggatcttctcgacccaggtatccaacccgggtctcctgcactgcaggcagattctttaccgtctgagccatgggGGATGATTTAAAAGGTGCCTGCCTCTCAGAGTGATTCAGGAGGAAATGAACTCATTTATCCATTTGTTTCTTCAACAAACATTGATTGAACACCCAGTGTGTTGCAGGCTCTGGTCTAGATGCTGAGCAGGGAACAAAAAGTACAAAATGCTTGACTTCCTGCAGCTCTTTGATCATGGTGGTggcggtttagtcactaagtcgtgtcagactcttgcgaccccatgatcatGGGGAAGACAGCAAATAAACAGTGCATAAATAAGTGACATGGTAGATATTAGGAAGTGATAAGGgctaaaacaaaaactaaatctGTGGGATAGGAAGATTGCAAATTTGGTTGTGCTCTGTTTTGCTAAATGTTTTTACATGTGTCAGTGgtgggaaaagaaatagaagggaGCATAAGTTTTTGTGTGTGATACATGAAGCTGCAGGCATGACGGGCCCCGGGGGAGCAAAAGTTACAGTATGATGCTTCTGGCTGAGCAATGTGCTTCTGAAACCCAGTCCCTGGGGTGTCCCTCCCAGGTCTGTTTTCATACAGCTGAGACcgtttctatttttgtttattataattattatcattattatttattgagcagCATCCAGAGGATGCCTGTGAGCACCTGATTCGGGTTTCCCCCTCTCTGCCTACAGCACCTCAGGGCTCCCATCTCCCTCAGGATAAAACCCCAAGTCCTCCTGCAGCCCACAAGACCCTGCGAGACCTTCTCcatcccctccctgcccttctGTCCGCCCTCTCTCCCCCTtgctcactctgctccagccacactagCCTCCTTGCTGTTCCTCCAACATGCCAGGCATGatgctgccccagggcctttgtatGTGCTGTaccgtctgcct
It includes:
- the TBXA2R gene encoding thromboxane A2 receptor isoform X4, with amino-acid sequence MWPNASSLGPCFRPMNITLEERRLIASPWFAASFCLVGLASNLLALSVLMGARQGSSQSRSSFLTFLCGLVLTDFMGLLVTGAIVVTQHFVLFEWQAVDPGCSLCHFMGVIMVFFGLCPLLLGAAMASERFLGITRPFSRPATASQRRAWTTVGLVWASALALGLLPLLGVGHYTVQYPGSWCFLTLGTDPGDVAFGLLFALLGSISVGMSFLLNTISVATLCHVYHGQATAQQRPRDCEVEMMVQLMGIMVVASICWMPLLFWAGPQLCTDVPESE
- the TBXA2R gene encoding thromboxane A2 receptor isoform X1, with product MWPNASSLGPCFRPMNITLEERRLIASPWFAASFCLVGLASNLLALSVLMGARQGSSQSRSSFLTFLCGLVLTDFMGLLVTGAIVVTQHFVLFEWQAVDPGCSLCHFMGVIMVFFGLCPLLLGAAMASERFLGITRPFSRPATASQRRAWTTVGLVWASALALGLLPLLGVGHYTVQYPGSWCFLTLGTDPGDVAFGLLFALLGSISVGMSFLLNTISVATLCHVYHGQATAQQRPRDCEVEMMVQLMGIMVVASICWMPLLFWAGPQLCTDVPESGLHRPDGAAEPTRHEPDGAAVPPHGAAAAHLPASGHLEPDPRPLGVHPVSPGSDPALLPSPEHPIPVTVPAAPAHPQVNDTLGWTLWKDRAPCQNVPHQTFILPVGCFCLS
- the TBXA2R gene encoding thromboxane A2 receptor isoform X2 → MWPNASSLGPCFRPMNITLEERRLIASPWFAASFCLVGLASNLLALSVLMGARQGSSQSRSSFLTFLCGLVLTDFMGLLVTGAIVVTQHFVLFEWQAVDPGCSLCHFMGVIMVFFGLCPLLLGAAMASERFLGITRPFSRPATASQRRAWTTVGLVWASALALGLLPLLGVGHYTVQYPGSWCFLTLGTDPGDVAFGLLFALLGSISVGMSFLLNTISVATLCHVYHGQATAQQRPRDCEVEMMVQLMGIMVVASICWMPLLVFIAQTVLQSPPAMSPTGQLSRLTERQLLIYLRVATWNQILDPWVYILFRRAVIQRFYPRLSTRSRSLSLQPQLTRRSTIH
- the TBXA2R gene encoding thromboxane A2 receptor isoform X3 gives rise to the protein MWPNASSLGPCFRPMNITLEERRLIASPWFAASFCLVGLASNLLALSVLMGARQGSSQSRSSFLTFLCGLVLTDFMGLLVTGAIVVTQHFVLFEWQAVDPGCSLCHFMGVIMVFFGLCPLLLGAAMASERFLGITRPFSRPATASQRRAWTTVGLVWASALALGLLPLLGVGHYTVQYPGSWCFLTLGTDPGDVAFGLLFALLGSISVGMSFLLNTISVATLCHVYHGQATAQQRPRDCEVEMMVQLMGIMVVASICWMPLLFWAGPQLCTDVPESGKEQEKCAILQPHQLKLREVRQIS